The Chitinophagaceae bacterium DNA segment ATTATTTCTAAAGAATGAAAGGCTCAAAAAAAGCTAAAATCATTTTTTACAGAAAGCTTTTTTTCAATACTTTTTGAAAAGTAAATTCAAAAGGGAGCACCTTTAAAGTTCAGAATTCAATTATTTTGAGCTTCTTTACTTTATATTTGTGAGAAAAATATGCAATGGGATTTGATTTAAATAAAGAAAAGTTAGAAATTTTTGTAGATATTGATGATACTATCTGTCTTACAGATGGCATGAATTATGAGGCATCAAAACCTATAACGGAAAACATCCGGAAAGTTAACAAACTTTATGACGAAGGGCATTATATAGTTTACTGGACCGCCCGGGGGATGAAATCCGGATTGGATTGGACAGAACTCACTACCCGCCAATTAAAAGAGTGGGGAGCAAAACATCATGAGTTGAGACTTACAAAGCCTTCTTATGACATATTTATTGATGATAAAGTTTTAAATACCCGGGATTGGGAAAAGGGAAAATGGATAAAGTAAAGTTAGATAGAGCCAGGCAAATATTGGAGCATGAAAGTAAGGCGATTTTAAATATTCCAATAGACAACTCTTTAATTAAATCTGTGGAAATAATTCTGGGCTGTAAGGGCAAAGTCGTCCTTAGTGGTATGGGCAAGGCAGGTTTAATTGCAAGAAAAATAGCAGCTACATTATCTTCTACCGGAACTCCTTCTATGTATTTACATCCCGGAGAAGCACAGCATGGGGATTTAGGAGCTTTACGTTACGGGGATGTACTTATCATTTTATCTAATTCCGGCAAAACCAGAGAAGCGCTTGAATTGGTTAGTTTATCCAGAGAATTAATACCGGAGGGAATTTCAATTATTGTGATTACATCAAATACTGACAGCCCTTTAACAAAAGTAGCAGATGTAACTTTATCTATCGGAAATGCTACTGAGGCTTGTTTTTTAGGGATGGCACCCACTACGTCTA contains these protein-coding regions:
- a CDS encoding SIS domain-containing protein; translation: MDKVKLDRARQILEHESKAILNIPIDNSLIKSVEIILGCKGKVVLSGMGKAGLIARKIAATLSSTGTPSMYLHPGEAQHGDLGALRYGDVLIILSNSGKTREALELVSLSRELIPEGISIIVITSNTDSPLTKVADVTLSIGNATEACFLGMAPTTSTTCMLAVGDVLSLLVMEEKKFTKSDFAKRHHGGYLGEKSKD